The sequence GACCGCCGAAGTCAAGGCCATCGTGGCCGAGCTCGGTGCCACCGGCCCGGGCGACATGGGCAAGGTCATGGGCGCGGTGAAAACCCGCCTGGCCGGCAAAGCCGACATGGGCATGGTGTCGGCTGCCGTGAAGTCAGCCTTGGCGGCCTGAATCAGCGCAGGATGAGCGCGGTGCCCAGCACGGCCAGCACCGCCCCCAACCACGCCCCCACCGCCGGTCGGCGCCGGTAGACCAGCCACAGCAGCGGCAGGATCAGGATCGGCGAGACCGAGGACAAGACCGCCACCAGGCCAGCCTGCCCGAGCCGCATGGCGGCCAGGATCAGCGTCATGCCCAGGGCCATGGCCACCGCGGCACTCAGAAAGGTGAGCCAGGCGTCTTTGCGGGTCAATGGCGTCTTGGCGCGTGCGCCCTGCCATCCGCTGGCCAGCAACAGCGTGTGTGCCAGCAGAGCCACACTCATGCGCGCTGCGCTCGCAGCCACGGCGTCCACGCCGGTGGTCATGAGCGGCTTGAGCATGAGGGTGGCCACCGACTGGCACAGCGCCGCCGCCAGGCCCAGCCCGACACCGATCAACAGCGGGCCCCGCGTCTGCTCCCAGCCGTGCTTCTCGTCGCTGCGCCGCCCCCACACGATGGCCAGCATGACGCCGCCCACGAGCAAACCGCTGCCGATCAGGGCGCGGCCCCAGATCACTTCGCCCAGGAAAAACCAGGCGATCACGGCCGAAAACAGCGCATGGGTGGCGAACAGAACGCCCGAGCGGCGCGGGCCCAGGCGGTTCATGCAGGCGAACAGCACGGTGTCGCCGATGAAGATGCCGATGACCCCCGAGAGGGCCAGCAGGCCGATGGCCGAGGCATCCAGGCTGCGCCAACCCCCACCCATCAGGGCCAACGCCCAAAGAATCAAGCTGGCAAACAGCATGCGCCAGCGGCTGAAGGCAAACGCACCCTGACGCTGGGCAGGCCCGGCGGAGAACAGGCTGGAGACAGCCCAGCAGGCGGCAGCGAGCAGCGCCAGCGCTTCCGGACGCATCTGACTCAGCGGCAGCCGCGAAGGGCCGCCCCGA is a genomic window of Hydrogenophaga sp. RAC07 containing:
- a CDS encoding DMT family transporter, producing MRPEALALLAAACWAVSSLFSAGPAQRQGAFAFSRWRMLFASLILWALALMGGGWRSLDASAIGLLALSGVIGIFIGDTVLFACMNRLGPRRSGVLFATHALFSAVIAWFFLGEVIWGRALIGSGLLVGGVMLAIVWGRRSDEKHGWEQTRGPLLIGVGLGLAAALCQSVATLMLKPLMTTGVDAVAASAARMSVALLAHTLLLASGWQGARAKTPLTRKDAWLTFLSAAVAMALGMTLILAAMRLGQAGLVAVLSSVSPILILPLLWLVYRRRPAVGAWLGAVLAVLGTALILR